One Vicugna pacos chromosome X, VicPac4, whole genome shotgun sequence DNA window includes the following coding sequences:
- the LOC140691902 gene encoding melanoma-associated antigen 8-like — protein MMAELMGFLLHKYRTKQPTSKEEMLNAVLRDDQDHFPVVLSQASECLQLVFGVDVKEVAPREHLYVLVPTLGLTYDGMQDDGQSMPNTGLLVILLGVIVLEGDFAPEEAVWRALSKMGLCAGREHFIYGEPRELITNVWVQEGYVEYRQVANSDPARYEFLWGPRAYTETSKLQVLEHFLRVNRKGPSSFPSLSEERVSDEEEGA, from the coding sequence ATGATGGCTGAACTGATGGGCTTCCTGCTCCACAAGTACCGCACAAAGCAGCCGacctcaaaagaggaaatgctgaatgcggtcctcagagatgaccaggaccacttccctgtggtcttgagccaagcctctgagtgtctgcagctggtctttggggtggatgtgaaggaggtggcccccagggagcacttgtatgtcctggtccccaccctgggcctcacctacgatggcatgcaggacgacgggcagagcatgcccaacactggcctcctggtgatacttctgggtgtgattgtcctggagggcgactttgctcctgaggaggcagtctggcgagcacttagcaagatggggctgtgtgctgggagggagcacttcatctacggggagcccagggaactcatcaccaacgtgtgggtgcaggaggggtacgtggagtaccggcaggtggccaacagcgatcccgctcgctacgagttcctgtggggtccccgggcctacacggagaccagcaagctgcaagtcctggaaCATTTCCTCAGGGTCAATAGAAAGGGTCCCAGTTCTTTCCCATCCCTGTCTGAAGAGCGAGtgagtgatgaggaagagggggcctga